GCGGACAAATATCTCATCTACCATCTGGAAGATAAAGTAATCGCAATCAGACAAGGAAACCTCGACTTAGAGACATATTACCGCAAACTCCACGGACTATGGGTGGAGATTGATCGCTGCCAAAAGCAGCCTGTGACTTGCTGCGACAAAGGAGTAGATCAATACAGAGTACATTCAAACGAGAAGAGATTGATCAAGTTCTTAACGGGACTAAACCAGGAGTATGATGTAATCCGGCGAGAGATCTTGAAGGAGGAGCCATACCCATCAGTAGCGGCAGCCTACGGGTGGGTGAAGACGGAGGCGGCTCGACGTCGAATCATGCCACCAACATCCGCCGCACCCACCATAGACGCCGACGGCAGTAACGCCGATTCATCACTTGGGGATATTGGACATGGATTTGCTGCACAGAGAAATTGACCGCCGCACCGGAATGGACCATCGCCGCGCCCCACCGCCACCAACAGCCGACCGGGAGACCGCCCAGATACGTCGAAATTGTGGTGTTCCCATTGtggaaaacaaaaacacagaTGGAACACCTGTTTTAAGCGATTGGATACCCAGATTGGTGGGAGGAGCGACGGAAGGCGAGAGCCGCACAAGCTCAGGCGAAATTCGCCGCTGGAGTAAGCAGCGGCGGACAATCGCGAGGAGGAGATGGTGGAAACCCCAGGGAGACGGTCGGGGTCAGATCGGGAAACCACCAGGAAGGTCAGcccagcggcggcggcgtgcGGGGCATCAGAAATTTCGCCGGGCAAACGGAGAATGGAACAGCGACGCCGCTTCAAGGAGGTAAAGGGTTTGGTTTTAAACCAAACCCTAGAAAAACTCGAAAATTGCAATTACACCCCCATCAGTTtgataatttagaaaatagacCCCATCCCTTGATTAAATGCACCCCTGACTctctaaaatatgaaattgaccCCATTTATGTGTCTGAAAATTCTTTTGCACCCCTATACAATATTTCCGCTGCATTTCATGTCCAAAATATATCTGATACACGTACGAGAGGATGGATATTTGATTGTGGTGCGACTGATACTATGACTCCGGAAAAGagtgattttgttgattttaatGATGAAGTTGCTAAGACATATATTCGGACTGCTAATGGGGATTTAATTACTGTTGTGGGTTCCGGGACTATTGAGATATCTCCTACACTTCGTCTTAAGAATTGTCTATATGTTCCCACATTATCTCAACGGCTGATGTCAATTAGTCATGTAACCAAGGAATTGAATTGTACTCTCCTAATGCATCCGGATTTTTGTATCTTGCAGGATATTCAGACAAGGAGGATtcttgggcgtggcactgagaaGCATGGACTCTACTACGTGGACGAGATAGCTCAAACTGGTAGTGCGATGCTGGCTCACGGATCCACGAAACAAGAGACTTGGCTCTGGCACCGAAGACTAGGACACCCTTCTCCTGGTTATTTTAAACTTCTTTATCCGAACATTTCTATTCCTGCTAATTTTGCTTGTGAAACTTGTGTTTTGGCCAAGAGCCACAGACAGTCGTTTAAACCTACAAATACTAGAATGAATTCCATATTTTCTTTAGTACATTCGGATGTGTGGGGACCTGCCCCAATTGTTGGTGGAAATGGGTttagatattttgtgatatttgttgatgattgCACTAGAATGacatggatttattttttaaaacataagtCTGAAATTTTCGATAGATTCGTCTCCTTTCTCAAATTAATCCAAACACAGTTCCACACTAGCATTAAAACCCTTAGGTCCGACAATGGAAGAGAATTTGTTACCAATACCATGACCCGATTCtgcaaagaaaaaggaataatcCACCAAACCTCCCGTGCCTATACACCTGAACAAAACGGGGTTGCCGAGAGAAAAAACCGAACCATTCTTGAAATAACTCGAGCCCTAATGATCGAATCCAAAGTCCCGAAACATTTCTGGCCCGAAGCCATTGCTACCTCTATCTACCTTATAAACCGCCTCCCAACTAAAATCCTTCGCATGAAAACCCTACTTGATACCCTATCCAAATTAGCCAAAATTCCATAACACCTAAATCTCTCACCCAAAGTCTTTGGATGTACTGTTTACGTCCATATCCCAAAACATGAAATATCCAAACTATCACCTTGTGCTACCAAATGTGTCTTCGTAGGGTACGGGCTGAACCAAAAGGGTTACCGATGTTATGATCCTCTTACCAAAAAGTCACTACCACTAtgaattgcaattttttgGAAACCGAATTCTTTTACCACCAATCCCACCTTAGTAGTCAGGGGGAGAGTGATCCAAGTAGTACAGTGGACTATCTAAGTTGGGTTGTGCCAATTCCAAACTCTTCGATTGAGGACCCACCAGAACCCGCTGTCACTACCGCCGAGCAGGTCTCACCACAAGAGTCAGCTCATCCACCTCAGAATTCTCCTCCGACGATATCCGAGGTAATTCCTGAACCCGATCCCAGCTCTATACCGGTTTCCACTGACTCTGTTGACACAGAACCGCGAGAGGAGGAAAATGTTATTGATGGAGACACAGGACGATATACACTTCCCTATCGGAGTACAAGGGGAGTACCACCGAAACGATACTCCCCAGAAAAGATTGGCAAGAAGAGTCGCTATGGGGTGGCAAATTTTGTGCAAGGGAATTTAACCAAAATGGCCCGAGCATTTGAGGCTGCATTGTATGAGGAGGAAGAGATTCCACAGTCAGCCGAGGAAGCTATGAAGATTAAGCACTGGAGAGAAGCTATGTTTACTGAGATGAAGGCGTTAATGAAGAATAATACGTGGGTAAAAGGGAAGCTACCCGAAGGAGTGAGGACTGTTGGGTGCAGATGGGTGTTCACTATTAAGAGAAGGCCAGATGGTACTATAGAACGATACAAAGCCCGACTTGTGGCAAAGGGGTACACCCAGACATATGGCATAGACTATGATGAGACCTTTTCTCCAGTGGCAAAGATCAACACCGTGAGAGTTCTGTTCTCGATTGCCGCAAATAAGGATTGGCCGCTTCATCAGTTTGACGTGACCAATGCCTTTCTTCATGGAGAGTTGCCAAAGCCAGTTTATATGGAACCTCCGCCTGGATTCACAGAAGAATTTCAAGATGGGGAAATCTGCCAACTGAAGAAGACATTGTACGGGCTAAAGCAGTCCCCACGTGCATGGTTCGGAAGATTCACCGAagtgatgaaaaaatatgggtACAAACAAAGCATTTCCGACCACACTCTGTTCTTAAAGAAGAAAGATGGTAACATCACGTGCCTCATTATATATGTCGACGACATGATCATTACAGGAGATGATACAGATGAGATAGCTGAGCTGAAGAACTTGTTTcaagaatttgagatgaaagacttGGGTTTTTTGAAGTATTTTCTGGGAATAGAAGTCCTAAGTTCGAAGAAGGGGATATTTATAAATCAGAGGAAGTATGTGTTGGACTTGCTAGCTGAGATTGGGATGCTAGACTGCAAGCCAGCAGACACCCTGATGGTTCAGAATCATGGATTACAAATAAAGGAAGGAGCTAAACCGACAGATAGAGGAAGATATCATAGACTAGTTGGGAAATTGATCTACCTTTCTCACACAAGGCCGGACATTGCCTATGATGTAGGAGTGGTGAGTCAATTTATGCATGCACCTCAAGAAGAACACTGGGAGGCAGTCTTGAGAATTATTCGGTATTTGAAGGGTATTTGAAGGGGACAGCTGAGCACGGGCTCATATTTGAGAAACACAATCACATGGAGATACATGGATTTACTGATGCCGACTGGGCAGGGAACCCGAACGACAGGAAGTCAACCGCCGGATATTTTACCTTTGTCGGAGGTAACCTTGTTACGTGGAGGAGCAAGAAACAGAAAGTGGTGGCACTCTCTAGTGCAGAGGAAGAATTTCGATGAATTAGAAGTGGGTTGACAGAGATATTATGGCTAAGGAAACTCATGAGCGAGTTAGATCTTCGCCCAATCCAACCATGCAGACTCTTTTGTGATAACAAGACGGCAATCAGCATCTCGGAAAATCCGGTAGATCGAACCAAACATGTGGAAGTGGATAGGCACTTCATAAAGGAGAACATCGAAGCAAAGATAGTTGAGATGCCATATGTCAAGTCCGAAGATCAACTAGCGGATTTTCTGACTAAGGCGGTGAACTCAAAGTTGTTTCAAGAGGTACTAGGCAAGTTAAGTATCGGGAATCCCgttacttaacttgagggggagtgttggaaagaaatcaCGCGAGATCACGAAAGATCAGGAGCACAATATATGGAATCAAATCATACCATAGTTAGAATgcaaataaatgtaaattagGTTTACCATGTATAGAGATAACCTAGTCTATATAAGCTCTAGTCCTTGTACAGTTTTTTGAATGAATAAGAAGCATACAGaaataaacattaataataCCCTAACTTAAATACTAAGCTaatgagaaaagaaataaaaagacaagaaatccaaatgaagaaaaaactTTGATTGTGTTTGAATCCGAATCCGAAGCACGGGAGGCTCCATCAGAGCCATCCTGTGCCACGACCAACACGATCATATGCTGCCCCATCTCGCAGTGGCCGGTCGAGCCGCTAATGAAGTAGAAAAAACCGGTCCGGTTAAGAGTGTAGATGGTGTTGCCCGTGTTGGAAAAGAAGTTGGGCCGGCTCGAGTTGCACTCCTTGTAATCTCCTTTCTTCACTTCCATCACCGAGTCTTTCTTGTATCCAGATTTTCCGCTATCTTCGTTCTTCCTAGCAAGCTCGTCAAGAATGCACTTTGTGCTATCATCAAAACGACGTCTAAACGTTGGATATCTTGTTATAGATTTAGTGATTCCCCGTAGTCTTCAAAAGCACGCAGCAGAACAAGAATCAGAAGTAACACAATAACAGAGTCTAACAGCTTTCAAAGAATTTTGGACTATATAATCTTTACCTTCGAGCAATAGCATCAAGTTCGGCTTGTCTAATCTCGGATTGAGGAACTGAGCCAATAGTCGAGTTCTTCAACCTTACCGGATCTCCACTCAGTAAAACCAACTTGCCAAGGTATTGCTCCTCTTCCTCAGAAAGTTTGTCGGCTTTGATCTGGTCTTTGATGATTATGAGCGGATTAAGAAACCACTCGAAAAACTTGTCTGAGGGCCTATTCGATGAAGATATTTCAGTCACGTTGTCGCCTGCATCAACAGCAACAAGGCCAAAATCCGTTATATGTCTTGTATTTTCTCGAACAGAAAGGAAAAAGGTCCAAAAAACATAGATGGATCGCTTACTTAGCAATATGCCAGTTATGTCAGCTTTTGCTGAGCGTAGAAGTGCTTGAAGAATGCAATAGGCAGGTAAGCCAACGCTTAGCACTCCACCACCAGATTTGTCGTTCTTGTCATCCTCGATATCTTTTAAGGTTATTATCCCTTCCGAAGCCATCACTCCACCCTGACGCCGGCACTCCTCAAACAAGGCATCATAAGACCGAAAGTTAGTAATTTCTCGTTTTACGATTCTCAAACTGTACCAAAAATATACCTCGAGAGGCTTCAACTCGACCATAGGTGGCATTAGAGAGCTCGTTCGTGAGGGCGCCTTTTTGAAAGAACTCGGCCGTGAAATAGAAGTGGACGAGTTAGTGTGCGATGGAGGCATCTTCGATTTCTTTGTATAACGCGGTCTGTACGAATTCCCATAAACAAGAAAGAATTAGTTTTGGACATTCGATAATCGATTATGAAACGATGCTAAGTCACAGATGTCGGAACCTAGGAAAGCAGGACCCTTCGGGCATGTCGAGGATATCGTTGCTGTATTCGTCGTAAATAGAAACCGAAGCAACAATGTAACACAATCCATACCAGAAAGACCTCTCCTGAAAATTGATATAACAAACATGATGAGATTTCGTTCGAAAAAAGTAAGTTGCGCGTTCAAAGGGAATTTCACGTAAGCGCCCAAGAAGATGCTCGACACCATGGAGCCCAACACGGCCCCTACAACCGCCAACGGCCAGAGTAGAATGGCCAGACCAGCGAATGGCACGCAAATAGTCTCCAAGAATGGTCCTTCACGTCCGATGCAATCGTGAAACAAACGATGCCAGCCCTTGAAAAGCATGTAAGGGCTCTTACACAGAGCTATGATTGAGATCACGGGAAAATCGACAAATGCACCGAGCACCCCAGCTATTAGAGCTTGGGGAACGTAAATCAACCTGCGATATAGAGCAGAAATTCAACGAACTACATGAGACATTACCGAAAGAATGATATTATGTGCCTCCTTGCGTTCTACAAAATCTTGTTGCAAGTTCGTAgatcatttttattatctaaCATGAGTACCAATACCAATATTCGGAATCTCGAGTAGAGCAACTTCACGATATACAACTCATATTAATTGCATCTGCAACCGATTTTTATCAAAGAGTTCCTGACGAGGACTAAATCTGCTAAATCAT
The genomic region above belongs to Salvia hispanica cultivar TCC Black 2014 chromosome 3, UniMelb_Shisp_WGS_1.0, whole genome shotgun sequence and contains:
- the LOC125209961 gene encoding uncharacterized membrane protein At3g27390-like — its product is MEPPMGLWASLWSFIRFLPFFIGLLILGVLKGIMMFPVVFLVMTFGISVIILGLLPIHCFHTYYCVLSTKQFGPGLKLVLCICIPIFVIAWPPVGIACAVFGGAAYGLLAPMFATFQAIEEGKTDKFYHCIYDGICSTLKGSFTIIRDFLDVCFFSYFSIMDELRRQGPAEGKHYEIRLIYVPQALIAGVLGAFVDFPVISIIALCKSPYMLFKGWHRLFHDCIGREGPFLETICVPFAGLAILLWPLAVVGAVLGSMVSSIFLGAYVSYINFQERSFWYGLCYIVASVSIYDEYSNDILDMPEGSCFPRPRYTKKSKMPPSHTNSSTSISRPSSFKKAPSRTSSLMPPMVELKPLEVYFWYSLRIVKREITNFRSYDALFEECRRQGGVMASEGIITLKDIEDDKNDKSGGGVLSVGLPAYCILQALLRSAKADITGILLSDNVTEISSSNRPSDKFFEWFLNPLIIIKDQIKADKLSEEEEQYLGKLVLLSGDPVRLKNSTIGSVPQSEIRQAELDAIARRLRGITKSITRYPTFRRRFDDSTKCILDELARKNEDSGKSGYKKDSVMEVKKGDYKECNSSRPNFFSNTGNTIYTLNRTGFFYFISGSTGHCEMGQHMIVLVVAQDGSDGASRASDSDSNTIKVFSSFGFLVFLFLFSLA